A section of the Corynebacterium auris genome encodes:
- a CDS encoding ABC transporter permease produces MNLRESLRLAAASLNANKMRSLLTLLGIIIGIMAVIIIMTLGSGLQKQVLNSLEGVGAMSHIATVHPRADAQAEEDPFAAFGGLATPEEEDMVSMDDLQELRDHFGPRVTGVDLPNALTLDAAATYGQEEGNATVYPVLEDSFRMRNLNVEFGRALGPEDIQGQRPLTVVSPSLIDELFGGDAQGALGERIDLNVGSQTAVFTIVGVLEDRNDSAQFVAGGQPLDAYIPLPAADRLGSPVEYVDSFAVQSSAEEDPAAFQQDLQAYLDRWYQRNENFEITVLDLSAGLEQLTGVFNIIAQVLASIGGISLLVGGIGVMNIMLITVTERTREIGVRKALGATNTDIRTQFIVEAMLVCLVGGIIGVVLGGVIGMIATASFDAFVYPPLGAVLFSLAFSLITGVFFGAYPASKAVKMQPIDALRYE; encoded by the coding sequence GTGAACCTGCGCGAATCCCTCAGGCTCGCGGCGGCGAGCCTGAACGCCAACAAGATGCGCTCCCTTTTGACCCTGCTGGGCATCATCATCGGCATCATGGCCGTGATCATCATCATGACACTCGGCTCCGGGCTGCAGAAGCAGGTCCTGAACAGCCTGGAGGGTGTCGGGGCGATGAGCCACATCGCCACCGTCCACCCCCGCGCGGACGCGCAGGCGGAGGAGGACCCCTTCGCGGCCTTCGGTGGTTTGGCGACCCCCGAGGAGGAGGACATGGTGAGCATGGACGACCTCCAGGAGCTGCGCGATCACTTCGGCCCGCGCGTGACCGGCGTCGACCTGCCGAACGCGCTGACCTTGGACGCGGCGGCGACCTACGGCCAAGAGGAGGGCAACGCGACGGTCTACCCGGTGCTCGAGGATTCCTTCCGCATGCGCAACCTCAACGTGGAGTTCGGCAGGGCGCTCGGCCCCGAGGACATCCAGGGGCAGCGCCCGCTCACGGTCGTCAGCCCATCTCTTATCGACGAGCTGTTTGGCGGCGACGCCCAGGGCGCGCTCGGGGAGAGGATCGACCTTAACGTCGGCAGCCAGACGGCGGTATTCACGATCGTCGGCGTGCTCGAAGATCGCAACGACTCCGCCCAGTTCGTCGCCGGGGGCCAGCCGCTCGACGCCTACATCCCGCTGCCCGCCGCGGACCGGCTCGGGTCGCCGGTGGAGTACGTCGACTCCTTCGCCGTGCAGTCCAGCGCCGAGGAGGACCCGGCCGCGTTCCAGCAGGACCTGCAGGCCTACCTCGACCGGTGGTACCAGCGCAACGAGAACTTCGAGATCACCGTGCTTGACCTGTCGGCCGGGCTGGAGCAGCTCACCGGCGTCTTTAATATCATCGCGCAGGTGCTCGCCTCCATCGGCGGCATTTCGCTCTTGGTCGGCGGCATCGGCGTGATGAACATCATGCTCATCACCGTCACCGAGCGCACCCGCGAGATCGGCGTGCGCAAGGCGCTCGGCGCGACGAACACGGACATCCGCACGCAGTTCATCGTGGAGGCCATGCTGGTCTGCCTCGTCGGCGGCATCATCGGTGTTGTTCTCGGCGGGGTGATTGGCATGATCGCCACCGCGTCTTTCGACGCCTTCGTCTACCCGCCGCTGGGCGCGGTGCTCTTCTCGCTGGCTTTCTCCCTCATCACGGGCGTGTTCTTCGGCGCCTACCCGGCGTCGAAAGCCGTAAAGATGCAGCCTATCGACGCCCTGCGTTACGAGTAG
- a CDS encoding RluA family pseudouridine synthase: MTGEFRALPVPEGLDGMRVDAAVAKIFGISRALAAEIIADGDVLVDATEVQKSERVRAGAMLEATLPAPKTPPRPRVERVEGMSVIYSDADVIAVDKPVGVAAHPTLGWEGPTVVGGLEAMGFELPDAGPPERKGIVQRLDVGTSGVMVVAASVHGYSVLKRAFRERTVEKTYHAVVQGLPDPIVGTIDAPIGRHPSAGWKFAVTADGRNSVTHYEVIEAFREASLLEVRLETGRTHQIRVHMSATGHPCAGDPMYGSDPNLAKRLGLTRQWLHATRLGFTHPRSATWMEVESPYPDDLARALEVLRA, from the coding sequence ACGCCGCCGTGGCCAAAATCTTCGGCATCTCCCGCGCCCTCGCCGCCGAGATCATCGCCGACGGGGATGTGCTAGTCGACGCCACCGAGGTCCAGAAGTCCGAGCGCGTGCGCGCCGGGGCAATGCTCGAAGCCACGCTGCCCGCCCCGAAAACGCCCCCGCGCCCGCGGGTCGAGCGCGTCGAGGGCATGAGCGTCATCTACTCCGACGCGGACGTGATTGCCGTCGATAAGCCGGTCGGCGTCGCCGCGCACCCCACCCTGGGATGGGAGGGCCCAACCGTGGTCGGCGGGCTCGAGGCGATGGGCTTCGAGCTTCCCGACGCCGGCCCGCCCGAACGAAAGGGCATCGTCCAGCGCCTCGACGTAGGAACCTCCGGGGTGATGGTCGTGGCCGCGAGCGTGCACGGCTACTCCGTGCTCAAGCGCGCGTTTCGCGAGCGCACCGTGGAAAAGACCTACCACGCCGTCGTCCAGGGCCTGCCCGACCCGATCGTGGGCACCATCGACGCCCCGATCGGGCGCCACCCCTCCGCCGGGTGGAAGTTCGCCGTCACCGCCGACGGGCGCAATTCCGTGACCCACTACGAGGTCATCGAGGCCTTCCGCGAGGCCTCCCTGCTCGAGGTGCGCCTGGAAACCGGCCGCACCCACCAGATCCGCGTCCACATGTCCGCCACCGGGCACCCCTGTGCGGGTGACCCGATGTACGGCTCGGACCCGAACCTGGCGAAGCGCCTCGGCCTGACGCGGCAGTGGCTGCACGCCACCAGGCTGGGCTTCACGCACCCGCGCTCGGCGACGTGGATGGAGGTGGAGTCGCCCTACCCGGACGATCTCGCCCGTGCCCTCGAGGTTTTGCGGGCGTGA
- a CDS encoding efflux RND transporter periplasmic adaptor subunit — MHPSSDALTSAPSCGAGGTSLKLRVKMACAAGVAATALFAAGCGVGGGDVADGLGAGDYTVAEVGDVTNSIVVNGNIAPIRSTSITSPVQSEVIQLAVAAGDRVEQGQFLAEMDTEALERQLAEQRQQAAAAQAEAAQGYQQARDQLAAHTAQVQNGTHPAISAARAQVAEAQAAASAPGAPAPMILASNEQGQTVGIAPAEGGEEAAQQAQAVQAQQAQAVLQAAQAQAEQESQQLQAQAESALQQAQAANNIGTDSTLEYQVQQSTIYAPMAGVVATVDVQVGDVPQGRILTIADDSRLLIHSEVREADIASVKTGDRVRFTSTATGEKEFTGKVRRIAPVGSQGPANPEQQQQGASAARTGSVSFPIEIEVEGDREGLLLGGSVRAEIITDETPEALMVPRDAIYDDDKILVLATDDGEEGATQGTVEERTVTTGTANEVDIAVTGGDLEPGDIVINWPDRYRDRLGETVQISDPNFDPSQVDEAGGDNAGQGE, encoded by the coding sequence GTGCACCCTTCCAGTGACGCACTCACCTCCGCGCCCTCGTGTGGCGCAGGAGGCACGAGCCTGAAGCTACGAGTGAAGATGGCCTGCGCCGCGGGGGTGGCGGCCACAGCGCTGTTCGCCGCCGGGTGCGGCGTCGGAGGGGGAGACGTCGCGGACGGCCTGGGCGCCGGCGACTACACCGTGGCCGAGGTGGGCGACGTCACCAACAGCATCGTGGTCAACGGCAACATCGCGCCGATCCGCTCCACCAGCATTACCTCGCCGGTGCAGTCGGAGGTCATCCAGCTCGCCGTCGCCGCCGGCGACCGCGTCGAGCAGGGGCAGTTCCTTGCCGAGATGGACACGGAGGCTCTCGAGCGTCAGCTGGCCGAGCAGCGCCAGCAGGCGGCCGCCGCCCAGGCCGAGGCGGCGCAGGGCTACCAGCAGGCCAGGGACCAGCTCGCGGCGCACACCGCGCAGGTCCAGAACGGGACGCACCCCGCCATCAGCGCGGCCCGCGCCCAGGTGGCCGAGGCCCAGGCCGCCGCGAGCGCGCCCGGCGCCCCGGCGCCGATGATCCTGGCCTCCAACGAGCAGGGCCAAACCGTGGGGATCGCGCCCGCGGAGGGCGGGGAAGAAGCGGCGCAGCAGGCGCAGGCGGTGCAAGCGCAGCAGGCGCAGGCGGTGCTCCAGGCGGCGCAGGCGCAGGCCGAGCAGGAGAGCCAGCAGCTCCAGGCCCAGGCGGAAAGCGCGCTGCAGCAGGCCCAGGCCGCGAACAATATCGGAACCGATAGCACCCTCGAGTACCAGGTGCAGCAGAGCACGATTTACGCCCCCATGGCAGGCGTCGTCGCCACCGTGGATGTCCAAGTGGGTGACGTGCCGCAGGGGCGCATCCTGACCATCGCCGACGACTCTCGCCTGCTTATCCACTCGGAGGTGCGCGAGGCCGACATCGCCAGCGTGAAAACGGGCGACCGTGTGCGCTTTACCTCCACCGCGACCGGCGAGAAGGAGTTCACCGGCAAGGTGCGCCGGATCGCCCCCGTCGGGTCGCAGGGCCCGGCAAACCCCGAGCAGCAACAGCAGGGCGCGAGCGCAGCCCGCACGGGGAGCGTGAGCTTCCCCATCGAGATCGAGGTTGAGGGCGACAGGGAGGGCCTGCTCCTCGGCGGGTCCGTGCGCGCGGAGATCATCACGGACGAGACCCCCGAGGCGCTGATGGTCCCCCGCGACGCGATCTACGACGACGACAAGATCCTCGTTCTGGCCACCGACGACGGCGAGGAAGGCGCGACGCAGGGCACCGTCGAGGAGCGCACCGTGACAACCGGCACCGCCAACGAGGTCGACATCGCGGTGACCGGGGGAGACCTTGAGCCCGGGGACATCGTCATCAACTGGCCCGACAGGTACCGTGACCGGCTGGGCGAAACGGTGCAGATCTCCGACCCGAACTTCGACCCGTCCCAGGTGGACGAGGCAGGCGGCGATAACGCTGGCCAGGGCGAGTAG
- a CDS encoding ABC transporter ATP-binding protein, with the protein MASTGLLIDMRGIVKTYNPGEPSEVQVLHGIDFHTEQGEFVSIVGPSGCGKSTLMNLIGMLDRPTEGAYAFNGEPVYAKEDNELASYRSNNIGFIFQNFNLIGRIDALQNVAMPMMYAGVEKKEREARAADLLERVGMGDRLNHNPNELSGGQKQRVAIARSLANDPDLLLADEPTGALDSATGRLVMDLFHELNQKLGKAIVFITHNPDLAEETGRVVEMMDGRISNIRTPEGAAAKAAARAGESQ; encoded by the coding sequence ATGGCCTCGACCGGCCTGCTGATTGACATGCGCGGCATCGTCAAAACCTACAACCCCGGCGAGCCGAGCGAGGTCCAGGTCCTGCACGGCATCGACTTCCACACCGAGCAGGGCGAGTTCGTTTCCATCGTCGGGCCCTCCGGCTGCGGCAAGTCGACCCTGATGAACCTCATCGGGATGCTCGACCGTCCCACGGAGGGCGCCTACGCGTTCAACGGCGAGCCCGTCTACGCCAAGGAGGACAACGAGTTGGCCTCCTACCGCAGCAACAACATCGGGTTCATCTTCCAAAACTTCAACCTCATCGGGCGTATCGACGCCCTCCAGAACGTAGCCATGCCCATGATGTACGCCGGGGTGGAAAAGAAGGAACGCGAGGCGCGTGCCGCTGATCTGCTCGAGCGCGTCGGCATGGGCGATCGCCTCAACCACAACCCCAACGAGCTCTCCGGCGGCCAGAAGCAGCGCGTGGCCATCGCGCGCAGCCTCGCCAACGACCCCGACCTGCTGCTTGCCGACGAGCCGACCGGCGCCCTGGATTCCGCCACGGGGCGGCTGGTCATGGACCTGTTCCACGAGCTCAACCAGAAGCTGGGTAAGGCCATCGTGTTCATCACCCACAACCCCGACCTCGCCGAAGAAACCGGGCGCGTGGTCGAGATGATGGACGGGCGCATCAGTAACATTCGCACCCCAGAGGGGGCCGCGGCGAAGGCGGCGGCGCGGGCAGGTGAGAGCCAGTGA